The following proteins come from a genomic window of Pirellula staleyi DSM 6068:
- a CDS encoding glycosyltransferase family 2 protein yields the protein MSSPRWLTALPVYNEVKYVSGVLDEVKRYCKEVLVVDDGSTDGTSELLASRTDIRIAKHDENKGYGAALLTAFAYAKQHGFEMLVTIDCDGQHEPKRIPLFFESCVPGVDIVSGSRYLRQFAGDTPPPEQRRRINEQVTAELNNRLGLKLTDAFCGFKCYRVSSLEKLDIQEAGYAMPLEVWVQVAAAGLSVIELPVPLIYLDEKRSFGGVLDDAQTRLQYYHLTLDRAMAAPSVRNSFCMGNVCTAE from the coding sequence ATGTCGTCTCCCCGCTGGCTCACCGCACTTCCGGTCTACAACGAAGTGAAGTACGTCAGTGGCGTACTCGACGAGGTGAAGCGCTACTGTAAAGAAGTCCTGGTGGTCGACGATGGCTCGACCGACGGCACGAGCGAACTGCTCGCCAGCCGCACCGATATCCGCATCGCCAAGCACGACGAAAACAAAGGCTATGGTGCAGCGCTCCTGACAGCCTTTGCCTATGCCAAGCAGCATGGTTTTGAGATGCTCGTCACCATCGACTGCGATGGTCAGCACGAACCAAAGCGAATTCCTCTCTTCTTCGAGAGCTGCGTCCCCGGGGTCGATATCGTTTCGGGAAGTCGTTACCTCCGGCAGTTTGCCGGGGATACGCCCCCACCCGAGCAGCGCCGCCGGATCAACGAGCAAGTGACCGCTGAACTGAACAATCGGCTCGGGCTGAAACTGACCGACGCCTTCTGCGGTTTCAAGTGCTACCGCGTCTCGTCCCTCGAGAAGCTCGATATTCAAGAGGCGGGCTATGCGATGCCGCTCGAAGTTTGGGTGCAAGTCGCTGCTGCGGGGCTCAGCGTGATCGAACTTCCTGTGCCGCTGATTTACCTCGACGAGAAACGCTCGTTCGGTGGTGTGCTCGACGACGCCCAAACCCGTTTGCAGTATTATCATCTGACGCTCGATCGCGCGATGGCAGCGCCGAGTGTTCGCAACTCGTTCTGCATGGGGAACGTTTGCACGGCAGAGTAG